The DNA sequence GTGAGCGACGATGAGCTCTACGCCGCGATGCGCCTGCTGCTGGTAGAAGGACACATCGTCGCGGAGGGCGCGGGCGCCGCACCGGTCGCGGCCGCACGCCGTCTGGCCAAGCGTCTCGCGGGCAAGCGCGTGGTGTGCTGGGTCAGCGGCGGCAACGCGACGGCGGATTCACTGGAGCGCGCGCTGGATCATCGCTGATCGACACGTCGAGAACGGCCTGCGCGATACCATCGCGAGGATGACAGTGACTGCTCGTGCGCGTCACGACGGGCTCGGACTGAGCCTCGACGACGTCAAAGGCATGTACCGGAAGATGCTCGAGACGCGCATGGTCAGCGAGCGGATCCTGCAGCTCAACCGCATGGGACGCACTCCGTTCGGTGCCGGGACGGATGGCCACGAGGCCGCGCAGATCGGCGCGGCGTGGAACATCCGGGGCGGCAAGGACTGGACCGTTCCTTACTACCGCGACATGGGGGTCGCCTTCGTGCTCGGCATGTCGCCGCTCGAGGAGTTCCGCATGGTCCTGGCGAAGGCGACGGACACGCACTCCGCCGGACGGCAGATCCTCAACCAGTTCTCAAGCCCCAAGGACCGCATCGTGACGCGCTCGGTGTGCGTCGGCACCGAGTTCCCTCATGCGGTCGGCCTTGCGCTCGCGATCCGCAACCTGAAAGAGGAGAACATCGTCTTCGCCTTCGGCGGCGATGCCTCGACGAGCCCGGGTGACTTCCACGAGGCCATCAACTTCGCGGCGATCTACAAGCTGCCGGTGGTCTTCATCATCGAGAACAACCTGCTCGCGATCTCGACACGCTTCGAACTGCAGATGGCCGTGCCGAACGTCGCGGACAAGGCCGCGGGCTATGGAGCGCGCGGCTTCATCGCCGACGGCATGGACGTGCTCGACTCCTACGACAAGACGAAGCAAGCCGTGCAGCACACGCGCTCCGGCGCGGGCCCGACGCTCGTCGAGCTCAAGTGCTACCGCTATCAGCCGCACACGTCGGACGACGACGACAGCCGCTACCGCACGAAGGATGAGGTCCGCGGGTGGATGGCGAAGGACCCGATCGACCGCGCGCGCAAGTACCTGATCGAGCAGGGCGTCACCGACAAGGAGTTCGAGGCGATCCGCGGCGCGCTCGACACCGAGATCGAGGCCGCGATCGCGCAGGCGGAGAGCGAACCCGACCCCAGGCCCGAGGACGCGATCAAGCACGTGTACGCCGAGGAGGCTCCGCGCCCCGACGGCACCCGCTCTTAAAGCCGTGCGCGGCCTCGTCGTCGCGCTCGCAGCGTTCCTGGTGGCCTGCACCGCGCCGCCGACCGAGATCACCCCGACCCCCTCGCCGACGCACGAGCCCGGCACCACGGCGGTGACCGTCCTGCTCGACCTTTCCGGGACGCGCGCACCCAGCGGAGTCGCGCAGCGCAACGCGATGCAGCTGTGGCTCGATCAGGCCCAGGCCCGCGGTGGTCAACAGCGGGTGCGGGCCACGTTCGTCGATCTCGCCGGAAGCGACGCGCGCGTCCTCATCGAGCTGAGGCGCGCGGTCGAGGAGGACCGCGCCGACGCCGTCGTCATCGGGGTGCCGTTCGCGTACGACGGGACCTTCGCCCGCGCGCTTGCCGTCGCGCGCCTGCCGGTGCTGCTCACGCTCCCCGCGCCGGAGCCGATGTCACTCGCCGGCGGCGGGTGGGCCTTCGCGCTCGCGCCGACATACGCGCGCCTCGCACGCGCCGCGGTCGACGACGCGACGGCGCGCAGCGTGTTGCTGCCGATCCTCCTCGCGAGCGATGAGTCCCCGGCGGCCATCGCCGAGCGGCTCGCGCTCGCGGCCGAACTGGAGCAGCGCGGCCTCGTCGCACCGACTGTCGTGACCGCGAGCGCTCAGGACGCCGCGACGCGGGTCCGCGCCGGCGCCTCCTTCGCACGGAGCGCGTTCTTCACCGGCCCGGCCGCGACCT is a window from the Candidatus Limnocylindria bacterium genome containing:
- a CDS encoding thiamine pyrophosphate-dependent dehydrogenase E1 component subunit alpha, which codes for MTVTARARHDGLGLSLDDVKGMYRKMLETRMVSERILQLNRMGRTPFGAGTDGHEAAQIGAAWNIRGGKDWTVPYYRDMGVAFVLGMSPLEEFRMVLAKATDTHSAGRQILNQFSSPKDRIVTRSVCVGTEFPHAVGLALAIRNLKEENIVFAFGGDASTSPGDFHEAINFAAIYKLPVVFIIENNLLAISTRFELQMAVPNVADKAAGYGARGFIADGMDVLDSYDKTKQAVQHTRSGAGPTLVELKCYRYQPHTSDDDDSRYRTKDEVRGWMAKDPIDRARKYLIEQGVTDKEFEAIRGALDTEIEAAIAQAESEPDPRPEDAIKHVYAEEAPRPDGTRS
- a CDS encoding ABC transporter substrate-binding protein; its protein translation is MRGLVVALAAFLVACTAPPTEITPTPSPTHEPGTTAVTVLLDLSGTRAPSGVAQRNAMQLWLDQAQARGGQQRVRATFVDLAGSDARVLIELRRAVEEDRADAVVIGVPFAYDGTFARALAVARLPVLLTLPAPEPMSLAGGGWAFALAPTYARLARAAVDDATARSVLLPILLASDESPAAIAERLALAAELEQRGLVAPTVVTASAQDAATRVRAGASFARSAFFTGPAATYVDAARSLAAAGITPRVYLSYLMEAGDALSLREGADLAIWPGSRNLAAISTAPTTADRAAFLQTFTARHGAASTLAATAYDALALIDAAAESAGGTPDRARLRDRLEATT